The window GGCCTTCGCCCTCGCCGCGACCGGCATCGCCGTGCTCTACCTGGACACCATCGCGGCCACGACCCTCTACGAGTACCTGCCCGTCGTCGTCGGCTTGGGCGTCGCGCTGGCCATCGTGGTCGGCGGCCTGCGACTGGCCACGCACTGGGATTCGGCGTTGCTAGGCACTGCAGTGGTCCTCGGCTGCGCGGTGTGCGCACCCCTCATCACCCAAGGGTTCACGCCGACGCTGGTGACATTCCTGTTGGCGGTCCAGTTGGCGACCACCCCGGTTCAGCTCGGCAAGGAGTGGACCCCGATGGTCTGGGGTGCCGGGATCCCGCCGCTGCTGGCGTCCGCGGCGAGCACCTTCGCGTTGGCGAAGCCTGGTTCCTGGACCAACACAGCGGCCGCGGTGGGCGCGGGTGTGGTCGGCGTCGGGCTGGCCGTGCTCGCGACCCGCCGCCGCCCGGCGGACCCGGCCGCGCTGACCCTGCTGGCCCTCGCGGCCGCGCCGACGCTGATCGCCGCGCTGTTCCTGCCGAAGTCCCAGGCCGTCCTGCTGGCCGCGGGCGCCGCTGTGGTCCTGCTGGGGGTGTGCGTGGCCCTGCGTGGGACGGCCGGACAGCTGGCGGGCATCGCCGCGATGGTGGCGGCCTTCCAGGCGACGGTCACCCAGTTCGACGGCACCGCCCGCACCGCGGTCCTCCTCGCGGAGGCGCTGCTGCTCACCCTGGTGGCGTGGCGCGTGCGCAAGGACTTCGCGCTCGCCGGGGGCCTCGCGTTCGCCGTGGTCGGCGGCCTGCTCGCGTGGAGCACCGACTTCCCGCCCACGATGATCGCCGAGTTCCGCCCGTGGACGTCGGGCAGGCTCGCAGGCGCCTGCCTTGTCGCCGCGCTGATCCTCGCCGTCTCCGTGGCGCTGCCGTGGACGGCCGCACGGTTGGGCAAGCTCGGCGCCCCGGGGACGACCATGCCGCCCTGGGTGTTCGCCGGATTCCTGGCGCTCTATGGGGCGGCGGGAGTGGTGCTGACCGCGTCGCTGCTGGTGTTCCCGGGCCGGACGGGATTCCTCGTCGGGCACGTGCTCATCACGGTCTCGTGGACCGCGGCGGCCCTGGTGCTGCTCGTGCGCGGGATCAACGTGCCCGCGCTGCGGATCATCGGCCTGGTGCTGGTGGGCGCGGCCGTCGTCAAGCTGATCCTGTTCGACCTGTCGGCGCTCGACGGCATGGCGCGGGTCGCCGTCTTCCTCTGCGCGGGCCTGATCCTGCTCGCCGCGGGCACCCGCTATGCCCGGCTGGTCGCCGCCGCCGCCCGACCGCAAGAGCAAGGTCCGTAGCCGCACGGGGGTTTCGCCGTAGATCGGCCGGATGTCGTAGTGCGAGACGCGCCGCACTGGCCGGTGTGGAGCACCTTTCTCCCGGGACGGCCGGTGGCCGCGAAAGGATTCGCGGCCACCGACGCTGTCCTACTGGGTGTCCGTCGCGGTCAGCGTGATCGGCACCGCGGCGCCGAGCCAGAGCTGGGTCAGGACGTAGCGGGTGCCGCTGGGCAGCGTGCCCGACTCGTCCGCCGAGGAAGACGCGGCGGACCCGGTGGGCTGGCAGGCGGCGTCGTAGAAATACAGGTCGAGGTCGTACGGGGCGGGTGAATCGCCCTTGACCTCGACGTTGTGCGCGCCGTCGCCGAAGCTCGCAGGCACCTCGGTCACCCAGCCGTCGGCGCCCTGCGCGGGTGCGGCGGGCACACCGCACGCCGTCGTGAGGGCCGTGGCGGTGACACCGGTCGGCGCCGTCCCGGTGGACGGGTTGGCCGCCACGATGGTGCCGGTGTCGGTGACCGGCTCGTCCGGCGGGAGCGGCGGGAGCGGGTCGATTCCCTTGACCTTGCCGGAGAACACCTGCACTTCGGCGGTCTGCACGACCGTCTTCGTCTCGCCCTGTGCCGAGTCGGTCCAGAAGCGGATGTACTGCGCCTGCACGGGCTTGTCGAAGGTGAACGTCCGGTAGTTCAGGTCCGGGGCGGTGGGCCGCGGGGCCTGGTAGCCGAACGCCGCGGACTCGGTCCGCACGGTCTTCCAGTTCACGCCGTCGGTCGAGGTCTGCAAGGTGAACCCGCGCAGGGCCTCGAAGCGCGACGTGGTGAACGCGCTGACCTGGATCGCCGAGACCGGGGCCGTCTTGGCCAGCTTGACGGTCGCCTTCCCGGTGCGCGGAGCGGACTTCCAGGTGCTGCCCGCGGTGTCGTCGAGCAGGTTCTCCGCGCCCGGCGTGGTGCTGTCGACCACGGTCGCGCCCATCGCCGTCGAGGCCAGGTTCGGGCTCAGGGTGAACTTCCGCGCGGTGATCGCACCCGCGCCGACCGCGACGTCGTCGAAGGTCTGCGTGCCGAACCCGGGGGCGGAGATCGTCACCGGGTAGCGGCCCGCGGTCACCGGGGCGGAGAACGCTCCGGTGGCCGAGGTGGTGCGCAGCGGGGTCACCCTGGCCTCGAACCGGCCGAGCACGATCTTCGCGCCCACCACGGGCGAACCGGTGGCGGCGTTGACGACGGTGCCGGTCAAGGTGCCGTTGCGGGCCGGGTCGAGGTGCGTGAACGACGGCACGGGATCGGTGTCCTCGCCGCCGTCGGTCGCCGCGCCGACGCCGAGTCCCCGCTGGGCGAAGGCGCCGAAGACGAGGTCGACGACGGTGTCGTAGTCCGACCGCGAGTGGTAGCGGTTGTCCAGCGCGGTCCGCATGGCGTCACGCATGTCCACGAAGGACGGGTCGGGCGGGGACAGCGGCATCGCGTCGGTGACGATCCGGGCGGTCATCTCCCCGCCTTGCGCCTCACCGAATTTCGCGACGAGGGACTTGCGCACGTCCCACAGGATGGTCGTCCAGATCTCGCCGTCCGAGTGCACCTCCGGACCGCCGAGGTCGTAGCCGATGTCGCCGAAGGTCGTCGGGTTGCGGTCGTAGTCCCAGTTGCGGATGCCGCGCTCGCCGTTGCCGGTGGCGTACTCGCCGACGACGGCCTTGCTCGCCAGTCCCTTGCCGTAGAGGTAGTTCAGCGCGTACCAGTCGCCCCAGCCCTCGCCCATCGAGCCGGACTGGTGGGCGTTGAGCGAGTTGTCCTCGCCGCTGACGTACCGGTTGGACAGACCGTGGGCGTACTCGTGCTCGATGACCGACGCGTCGAAGTTGCCGTCGGTGTACGGGCCCTCGAAGGCGTCGTTGATCGGCTCCCACAGGAACATCCCGCTCCACGGCGGGATCCCGTCGGGCAGCGTGAGCATGTAGGCGTTGTCCCGGCCGGTGTAGGTCGGCGCGCCACCGGAGGCGGCGCCCGCGTGCACCAGGCCGATGATCGGGTCGCCGCCCTGCCCGCCGTTGCCGTTGTTGTTGACCTGGAAGTTGCCCGCGGACTCGGTGAAGCCGAGTTCGGCGAACTCGTCGTGGATGCGGTTGTGGTGGAAGAACAGGTTGGTGGCGGCCGGATCCAGGTCGAGCGCGTAGCTCGGCGGGACGATCGCGCCATTGGTGCGGGCCCAGTTCGCCGCGTAGGCGTAGTTGAACTGGGAAGTCGGGCTCACCGGGCGCGGGCCCTGGTCGGCGGGGACGAGGAAGTTGGAGTAGTTGGCGTAGGTGTTGGCGTTGTTGCCGAATGTCGTCGGGCCCGGCAGGCCCGCAAGCCCGGTCGGATCCACCCAACCCGCGGGCGACTGCGGGGTGGGGCCGAAGGGCTTGATGACGGGGTTCCCGCCGCGCGCGGCGCCGGGGTGGTTCTCGTAGACGGTGCCCTCGGACTCGTGCGCGACAAGGTTCGCGCGGTAGAGCACGGCGCCGGTCTCCGCGTCGACCATGGTGTCCCACGCGGCGTCGAGCGCCTTGACGAACAGGACCCGGTAGGCGGGCCGGGCGCCGTCAGCGGTGGGGAAGGCTGCCCGCTGGACGTAGGACTCGGCGGCGAACGGTCCCTTGACGAAGGTCTGGAAGCCGGCGCGCTCACCCGCGCTCGTCGCGGTGAAGGCGACTCCGGGCGCGAGTGCGGCGGCGACACCCTGCAATGCCTGCGCGGAGCTGAGCCGGTAGTCGCCGCGCAGCTCGCCGCCGCGGGCGGTCGCGCCTGCGTAGGACAGCACCCGACCGTCGGCGGTGACGGCGACGACGAGGTGGCCGCCTCGGGCGGCCCGCACTCCCTCGAAGGTCTGGGCGAAGGTGACCAGCCGGGTGCCGGTGCCCGCCAGTTCGTGCTCGCGCACGACGGCCAGGCCCGCCACCTCGGCCGAGCCGAGCCCGAACGCGGCGCGGTGACTGTCCACGAAGGACCTCGCGATGACCGCGGCGGCGCCGGTCGCCGGCCCGGTCAGCCAGCCGCCGTCGCGCCGGATGGTGCGTGGCGTCCCGAATCTCGGATCCCACGTGACGCGCGTGCCACTGCCCGCCTGGGTGGCCAACCGGTTGGCGGCGGCGAGTTGTTCCCCGGTGGGGGTGACGTCGGTGGCGCGGCGCACGTCGACGCCCTCGCCTGGGGGCGCCGCCGGGTCGACGGTGACCGAGTTGGCCGCTGGAACGAGCGCCACTGTGGTGGCGACGGCCAGCGCGGCCGCTAGTAGCGGACGGACACGCATGATTGCTCCTCACGTGCACGAGCAGGGGATCCGATCGGACGTGAATCGGCCGGATGCCCTGGGCGCAACAGCGGAGGAGCGGAATTACGCCATTTGTCGTAACGCTATCGGAAAGTCGGAATCACGCTGGGTAGCAAGGTCGGCAGCCCTGGCCTGGTGCGCACGCTGGGCGTGGTCGTGGTGACCTGCGGTGGTTTGGCCGGACCGCCCGCCGTGACCGGGACGACCGACGTGGTCGGGAGCACCGCCTGCGCGGGTCGGGTCGTGACCGCGGTGGACGTCGTGGACGTGGGCGATGGCTCGACCGCGAGGGCGCGCAGCCGCTCCATCTCGGCCCGCAGGCGCCGCTCCTCCACCGGGTCGCGGACCTCGTCGATGAGTTCGCCCGCCCGGTCGAGAAGGGCTCGCGCGGACCGCAGGTCGCGGCGTTCGATGGATCCCCGCGCGTCCCCGAGAACCTGTTCGGCGGCGGCGATGGCGACCCGGTTGGGCCCGGCCGGGGCCGTCGGCGCGGACGGCCCGCCGGTCTGGCCGCCGGTGAGGGAGACGACCCCGACGCCCGCCGCGATGACGGCCGCGGCGGCGGCCAGCCAGCGCACGACCCGACCGGCGCTTCGCGGCTTCGCGGCCGGGGGCGCGCTCTTGCGGGGTCGGGCAGCGGGCGCCACGACCGGGGACTCGAGGAACGCCGTGGTCTCCCCCGGCACGGGCTGCTCGGCGGACAGCAACGGTTCGAGCGTGCCGACGTGCGGCACATAAGGCGGGGACGGCTCCGAGACCGCGGGCGGCGTCATCGAGTCGTCGGCGGCGGTCCCTGATCCGGGTCGGTCCGGGAGGGCCGCGCGCCACTCCGCGAGCAGGGCGATCGGGTCGGCGGCGTCCGCTACGGGATCGCCACGGCCGATGCGGTCGAGCAGGTCGTCGTCCGCGGCGAGGCGGGCGAGGTCGATGGCGAGCCGGTCGTCGGTCATGCCACCACCTCGTCGGCCGGATCCCGCGTCCACTCCCGCAGGCGCGCGAGCGCCCTGGACTGTGCCATGCGCACGGCGGCAGGCGTCATTCCCAACACCGCCCCGACCTCCTCCGCGGACAACCCGGCGGCGATTCGAAGCGTGATGATCTCACGTTGGGTGTCCGAAAGATGATGGAGCATCCCGGCGACCCGCTGGAACAGATCCGCCGACAACGCGTGCCGCTCCGGGCCGGGCGCCTCGTCGGCGGGCTCGGGCACCCGGTCGAACGGAAACACCGAGGACGCCTTCATGGCCGCGCGGTGGGCGTCGGCGACCTTTCGGGCGGCGATGGCGTAGACGTACGCGGTGAACGGCAGCCCGCGGTCCTGGTAGCGGCGCAACGACTGGAAGACCGCGAGGCACACCTCCTGCGCCACGTCGTCCGGCGAGGCATAACCCCGGCCCGACGCCCCCAGCCGCGCCCAGCAGTAGCGCAGGATGCCCGGTCGGATGGCGGCGAGCAGCGCGGCCTCGGCCCGCGAATCACCGCGCACCGCCGACCGCACGGTGTCGCTGTCGACCTCCGCCATCGCCACGCCCCTCCGCCTGCCGGGATCGCCGGACTCAGGGGGACAACGACGGCCGGGCCGACAGGTCACTCTGACATGGCGCCGGCCCGCCGGCGCGGCTCGGGTGGGTTACCTGGCCTTGACTCGCGACCCGATCTGGTCTTGGCTCGCGGCCCACTGACCTACATCAGTGGGCCAGGCAGTGTGACTCGCCGGGGCAGCTGCGCAGGAGCTTGACTTCCGGCGCGCCGGTGATCGCGCCCGCCGTGTCGGAGGTGGCGGGGGGCCACTGGATGGAGATGGCGATCGACGACGAGTTGTTGGTGTAGTCCTTCTCGATCAGGCCGCGGTCCTCGTTCACCGTGTGGACCAGGTCGTAGGTGCCGGACGGCACATGGGTGATGTCCAGCCACTGGTAGCCGATGCGGTACTCGTACTCGTCGCCCGCGCCGACCGAGATCCCCTGGGTCACGTCCAAAGCGGAGGGCTGGTGCATGGCGCAGTAGTTCTCGCGGAGGTACTTGGCGAGGCGGCCCGTCTCGCTGGTGTCGTCGCGCGGGGTCTGGGCCAGGCTGTCGGCGTCCTTGGTGACGTAGCGGTCGCCCAAGCAGAAACCGTTCTTCCGGTCGCTCACCACCGTCGCACCCAGGTGGTCGCGCAGCTGGAAACGGTCGAAGCCGTTGAGGTGCCAGTGGTGGTGCGACTCCGCGGGCTCGTAGTACGCCGTCGCCGGGGTCCAGGCCTGCGCTTGGCCGTAGCTCTTCGGGAGCGGTCCGCCCGGACCGACCTGGAAGGCCTGGCGCACCGACATCAGCGGCTGGTCGACGCTGTCGCGGTGGCTGAAGAGCAGCATCGGACCGTCGCCGACGTTGTCCACCGAGGTGGTGAACCGCAACCGGACCGCCTTGGCCTTCCCGAAATACCCGATGCAGCGCCCCTTGGGAGCACCGGGGTCCTCGACCAGGCAGACATCCCAGTCGGTGCAGGTCGCGGGATCACCCGCGAAACCACCAGGACAGCCGACCGGGCCCTGACGCAGATCCGGGACCATCGTCTCGGCCATCGCGCCCGCCTGAGCCGATGGCGCCAGAACCGCCGCCGCCATCACCGCGGCGGCCAGTGCCGCATACGTCCTGATCATGTGTTTCACGTCCGTCCAGCGATCTTGATCAGCAACGCTCGACCCTAGCGACGGCCGCGACGAACGGTCTACAGAGGACAAGCCAGATTCACTCGATCGATGGGGAAAGAAGAGCCGGACGTGCGCGGGTCATCACGCGTTGGTCAGGATTCCGGCCACCCGGTTGGCGAGCCCGACACTGGAGTTCCAACTGGTGACCTCCGGATAGACATGTGCCGTGGTGGCCAGCAGCAGCGGGGTTTCGGCGACCTCGATCGGCGGCTGGTGGGTGAGGAACCCCAGCGGGTACACCGGCTCCACGAAGGGCGCCTTGAACACCTGGACGTCCTCGATGTCCTCGGCGGTCAGGCCGATCCCCGCGTAGAGGTCCACCAACTGCCCGGCCCACCTGGCCGCGATCGCGTCGCCGTCCTCGCGGTACAGCGCGGATTCCCGGTCGGTGTAGCGCATGGCGTACACCAGGTGCCTGCCGCCGTAGGCCTCGACGCCCGCCAGCTCCGACATCTCGATCACGCCGTCGAAGTCGGTCCCGGAACGCAGCACCGGCGTCCAGTAGTGCCCGGTCAGTGGCCTGCGCAGGAAGAACAGCGCGTTCACCACACCCTGGTACGGCAGCCGCAGCCCCGGCAGCCGCGCGGCCAGGTCGGCGTCGGCTAGACCGCGCAGCAGTGGCAGGGACACAGTGGACACGAGGTGGTCCGCTTCGAGGATCTCGTTGTCCGCCAGCGTGATCCGCGCCCGGTCGCCCTCGGCGGACACCTGCCGCACCGGGACCGACGTGCGCACCGTCCCGCCGTGGGACTCGATCGACGTCCGCAACCCGTCGATGAGCGACTTGTAGCCGCCTTCGGGATAGCCGCGGGTGGCGACGTTGCGCTCCCGGCCCAGCCGCTGCCACAGGTAGAGCGCGGGCACGTTTCCGAAGGACGGACCGAACTTCGAGCCGAACATCGGCGCGAGCAGGTCCTCCCACACCTTGTCGCCGTACAGCCCGCGCAGCCAGTCCTCGGTCCGGGTGGTGTCGAGGTCGCGGCCCTTGCCCAGCCGCCGCAACAGCAGCGAGATCGCACCGAACCGGATCCGGTCGAGCGGGCCGAGCGGACGGAACCGCAGGAGGTCCAGCGCCGAGTTGAACGGGTGGTGCGCGCCGTCGACGATCATGCCCATCCGGGTCGGGCGCCACCGGATCGCGTCCCGCAGGCCGAGTTCGCCGAGCAGCCCCAACAGGTTGTCGTCGGTGGGCATGACGCAGTGGTAGAAGCGCTCCACCCAGCGGTCGCGCCACGGGAAGAAGGTGCCGAGCCCGCCGAGCTGGTCGCTGCCTTCCAGCAGGGTCACCCGCATTCCGGCCCGCGCCAGGCGATGCGACGTCGCCAGTCCGCAGATCCCGCCACCGATCACCACCGCGTGCCGTGCTGTCGCGGTCATCGGTTCACAGCTCCCGGTACGGGGCGGGCGCGAGCCGGTCGCGGACCAGCAGGCTCAGGTACTGCACGATCGTGCGGCGCAGCTTGAGCTTGCTCGGGCCGCGCTTGCGGTCGTAGCGCAGTTTCAGTGGCACCTCGGTGATGACCGGGTGGCAGTGCCGCAGCTTCAGCAAGAGTTCGACCATGCAGGCGAAACCCTGCTCCTCGATGAGGCGCTCACCCCAGTGCAGGCTGGCGCGTTCGAGCAGGGTGACCCGGTAGGCGCGGAACCCGCTGGTGAAGTCGTGCACCCCGTCGACCCGCAGCATCCGCCGGAACAGGGTCGCGGCGCCGCGGGAGAGCAGCCTGCGGAACGCCGGAGCGGTGTCGTCATCGCCGCCGTCGGTGAACCGGGAGCAGATGACGACGTCCGCGCCTGCCGCGATCTCCGCGCGCAGCAGCGGGATCACCCCCGGATCGTGGGTGTCGTCGGCGTCCATGACCACCACGATGTCGTCCTGCCCGGCCGATTCCAGGGCGGCGCGCAGACCTGAGCGCACGGCCTGGCCGAGACCCAGGTTGATCGGATGGCGCACCAGCCGCACGTCGAGCCCGTCGACGCCGGCGGCGGCGACCTCGGCCGTGGCGTCCGACGAGCCGTCGTCGACCACCCACACCGTCAGCAGCTCGGCGCGGCCGACCTCGGCGAGTCTCGCCAGCAGCGGCGGCAGTGACGCCGCCTCGTTGTAGGCGGGCAGCACCACGTGCGAGTGGCAGGTGGTCGGTGTCGCCGTGCGGCTCGGAGCTGTCTGCAAAGTCGCGGCCACTGTCGCGTCGGCGCTCGGGGCGGTCTCCGACATGGTCCGCGACGTGCTGTCCCGTAGTACCACTGGCCCCCATTACGTTCGTTTTCCGGCTGGGGCCAGAATTATTTGCCTGCGTGGGGAATGC is drawn from Actinokineospora alba and contains these coding sequences:
- a CDS encoding DUF2339 domain-containing protein — encoded protein: MPAERTALARLAEEIDELGRRLTLVGAELRTLHTSAAQPTVPTTPPPSPTTQSAQQPQQAQPWQPSGEPVAAAGPMPYAAPVWPQAPMGQVGQTPPPGYAWPSPPMVQPMPAMGQPPRWPAPAPVRRESLGEKLGKEGAGSRLLAWIGGAVTLLGIVLLLVLAIQRGWLGPLPRVLVGAGFGLALVAVGLRLHRDPAGRTGAFALAATGIAVLYLDTIAATTLYEYLPVVVGLGVALAIVVGGLRLATHWDSALLGTAVVLGCAVCAPLITQGFTPTLVTFLLAVQLATTPVQLGKEWTPMVWGAGIPPLLASAASTFALAKPGSWTNTAAAVGAGVVGVGLAVLATRRRPADPAALTLLALAAAPTLIAALFLPKSQAVLLAAGAAVVLLGVCVALRGTAGQLAGIAAMVAAFQATVTQFDGTARTAVLLAEALLLTLVAWRVRKDFALAGGLAFAVVGGLLAWSTDFPPTMIAEFRPWTSGRLAGACLVAALILAVSVALPWTAARLGKLGAPGTTMPPWVFAGFLALYGAAGVVLTASLLVFPGRTGFLVGHVLITVSWTAAALVLLVRGINVPALRIIGLVLVGAAVVKLILFDLSALDGMARVAVFLCAGLILLAAGTRYARLVAAAARPQEQGP
- a CDS encoding M36 family metallopeptidase, translating into MRVRPLLAAALAVATTVALVPAANSVTVDPAAPPGEGVDVRRATDVTPTGEQLAAANRLATQAGSGTRVTWDPRFGTPRTIRRDGGWLTGPATGAAAVIARSFVDSHRAAFGLGSAEVAGLAVVREHELAGTGTRLVTFAQTFEGVRAARGGHLVVAVTADGRVLSYAGATARGGELRGDYRLSSAQALQGVAAALAPGVAFTATSAGERAGFQTFVKGPFAAESYVQRAAFPTADGARPAYRVLFVKALDAAWDTMVDAETGAVLYRANLVAHESEGTVYENHPGAARGGNPVIKPFGPTPQSPAGWVDPTGLAGLPGPTTFGNNANTYANYSNFLVPADQGPRPVSPTSQFNYAYAANWARTNGAIVPPSYALDLDPAATNLFFHHNRIHDEFAELGFTESAGNFQVNNNGNGGQGGDPIIGLVHAGAASGGAPTYTGRDNAYMLTLPDGIPPWSGMFLWEPINDAFEGPYTDGNFDASVIEHEYAHGLSNRYVSGEDNSLNAHQSGSMGEGWGDWYALNYLYGKGLASKAVVGEYATGNGERGIRNWDYDRNPTTFGDIGYDLGGPEVHSDGEIWTTILWDVRKSLVAKFGEAQGGEMTARIVTDAMPLSPPDPSFVDMRDAMRTALDNRYHSRSDYDTVVDLVFGAFAQRGLGVGAATDGGEDTDPVPSFTHLDPARNGTLTGTVVNAATGSPVVGAKIVLGRFEARVTPLRTTSATGAFSAPVTAGRYPVTISAPGFGTQTFDDVAVGAGAITARKFTLSPNLASTAMGATVVDSTTPGAENLLDDTAGSTWKSAPRTGKATVKLAKTAPVSAIQVSAFTTSRFEALRGFTLQTSTDGVNWKTVRTESAAFGYQAPRPTAPDLNYRTFTFDKPVQAQYIRFWTDSAQGETKTVVQTAEVQVFSGKVKGIDPLPPLPPDEPVTDTGTIVAANPSTGTAPTGVTATALTTACGVPAAPAQGADGWVTEVPASFGDGAHNVEVKGDSPAPYDLDLYFYDAACQPTGSAASSSADESGTLPSGTRYVLTQLWLGAAVPITLTATDTQ
- the shbA gene encoding RNA polymerase sigma factor ShbA; this encodes MAEVDSDTVRSAVRGDSRAEAALLAAIRPGILRYCWARLGASGRGYASPDDVAQEVCLAVFQSLRRYQDRGLPFTAYVYAIAARKVADAHRAAMKASSVFPFDRVPEPADEAPGPERHALSADLFQRVAGMLHHLSDTQREIITLRIAAGLSAEEVGAVLGMTPAAVRMAQSRALARLREWTRDPADEVVA
- a CDS encoding lysyl oxidase family protein — its product is MIRTYAALAAAVMAAAVLAPSAQAGAMAETMVPDLRQGPVGCPGGFAGDPATCTDWDVCLVEDPGAPKGRCIGYFGKAKAVRLRFTTSVDNVGDGPMLLFSHRDSVDQPLMSVRQAFQVGPGGPLPKSYGQAQAWTPATAYYEPAESHHHWHLNGFDRFQLRDHLGATVVSDRKNGFCLGDRYVTKDADSLAQTPRDDTSETGRLAKYLRENYCAMHQPSALDVTQGISVGAGDEYEYRIGYQWLDITHVPSGTYDLVHTVNEDRGLIEKDYTNNSSSIAISIQWPPATSDTAGAITGAPEVKLLRSCPGESHCLAH
- a CDS encoding FAD-dependent oxidoreductase gives rise to the protein MTATARHAVVIGGGICGLATSHRLARAGMRVTLLEGSDQLGGLGTFFPWRDRWVERFYHCVMPTDDNLLGLLGELGLRDAIRWRPTRMGMIVDGAHHPFNSALDLLRFRPLGPLDRIRFGAISLLLRRLGKGRDLDTTRTEDWLRGLYGDKVWEDLLAPMFGSKFGPSFGNVPALYLWQRLGRERNVATRGYPEGGYKSLIDGLRTSIESHGGTVRTSVPVRQVSAEGDRARITLADNEILEADHLVSTVSLPLLRGLADADLAARLPGLRLPYQGVVNALFFLRRPLTGHYWTPVLRSGTDFDGVIEMSELAGVEAYGGRHLVYAMRYTDRESALYREDGDAIAARWAGQLVDLYAGIGLTAEDIEDVQVFKAPFVEPVYPLGFLTHQPPIEVAETPLLLATTAHVYPEVTSWNSSVGLANRVAGILTNA
- a CDS encoding glycosyltransferase, whose amino-acid sequence is MSETAPSADATVAATLQTAPSRTATPTTCHSHVVLPAYNEAASLPPLLARLAEVGRAELLTVWVVDDGSSDATAEVAAAGVDGLDVRLVRHPINLGLGQAVRSGLRAALESAGQDDIVVVMDADDTHDPGVIPLLRAEIAAGADVVICSRFTDGGDDDTAPAFRRLLSRGAATLFRRMLRVDGVHDFTSGFRAYRVTLLERASLHWGERLIEEQGFACMVELLLKLRHCHPVITEVPLKLRYDRKRGPSKLKLRRTIVQYLSLLVRDRLAPAPYREL